A region of the Gemmatimonadaceae bacterium genome:
ATCTGCTCAACGATGCGAAAACGCCGCATGCCGATCGCTCGCATCACGGCAATCTCACCGAGCCGCTCGTTCACTGACACCGTGACGAGGGTCGTCACGAGCAGGAACCCCACCGCCAGACTTACCGTCCCGAGAATGAATGCCAGCTGCCTGAAATAGCTGAGGCGCTGCTCGACCTGCTCGATCGCCGTGGCCGTCGAGATCGCGCTCACGGTAGGGATCTCACGATCGATCGCTCGACGAGTCGCTTCGACGTCCGCGCCTTCTCGCAGTCGAACCATGATGAGGGAGGCACGGTCAGTGTTGGACGAACCCTCCATCGCTTGCAACGACGCGAGTGGCAATGCAATCGCCCGCTCACCCGCGGCGAGATAAATGAAATGGACGCGTCCGACGATCCGCAGCGCGCGCTGTCCGGTGAAGCTGCGGAGCTGCGGATCGAATCCCGCCGCAACGCGGATTGTGTCGCCAACGCGCGCACTGACTGCCGTGAGCAATGCATCGTTCGCGGCAACTTCGCTTTCCGCGACCGGTGCGCGCCCGCTCTGCACCTTGTAGTCACCCTGAACCGCCGCGAGGGTGCCCAATGCCGCCGCGCTCACCGATGTCGTGCCGCGCTCCACGTGCAGTTGCGCGCCGAGCACCGGACTCACAGCGACGACATCACGACGAGCGGAAAGCTGCGCGATAATCGACGCGGCACCGGGGATCGTCGCGTCCGTATCGAATGGCAACGTTCCGCGCGGCGCCAGACGAATCTGAAATCCCTGCGCGAGCAATAGTGAGCTGAAGGAAGCGCGCATCCCCGATGCGAGCATGACCATGTCGAGCAGCATGGCGGCGGAGATTGCGACACCGCTGACGGCGAGGAGTGTGCGCGCCCGATGCCGCAGGAGTGACGCACGCGCCAGTGCGAGGATCACTGCGATCTCAACGGCCGAAGAGGGAGAGAGGCGGCCGGCGAACGAGCCGTTGCGCTGCCAACCAACCGGCGCCGACGCCGAGCGCTAACGAGAGCGCCACGGCAATGGCGACAATCTCAGCGGTCACGAGCGAGAAGGTCAACGGCGTGCGGTAGACGCGGCGATAGTGCCAGTTCACATAGGCCGACACGATGCTGCCGATGCCGACACCAGCGATACTCCCGCATGTCGCAATGAGCGCGGATTCGAGCACGACGCTGCGTACGATCGTTCGCGCCGAGATGCCCATCAAGCGCAGAGCCGCGACGTCGCGTCGCCGCTCGTCCACTTTCAACAGCATGATGCAGAGAAGAAAGACGGCGCTCGCGACGATGGTGATCATGCCGATCGCGCGGTGAAACCGGCTCACGACCAGGAACGTGGTCGAGCTCTCGACGGCTATTTGCCGCGATGGATACGCGCGAAAGCCGAACGCCGCGGCGTCGATCGCTCGAAGAGCGCTGTCGACGCCCGCGCGCCCTCGTGTCGCGACCGCGAACCGCTCGACGCGCTCACCGTAGCCGACTAGCTGCTGCAGCTCGTCGAGATGCACCCGAATGCGATACGCACCGCGCGCCACTTCCGACGGATCGCTCGACCGCTTCATGAGCGCCGACACGATTACGGTGTCGCCCGCATGGCCCGGCGTGGCCGCGAGGACCAGTCTATCGCCGACGCGAATGCCCGCGTCGTGCGCGAGCCGTTCGTCGACGGCGACGGTCCGCGGTCTGTGCCGCGGCGGTAACGAGTCGATTGATTGTGTAGCGAGGAGCACGGAGAATAGTGGGATCAGCACGATCGACGGTCCGGTGGCCTAACGAGCAAAGTGAGGGGCGCTCGCGCGCCCCCCGGGTCGCCACTGAAAGATGATCGGCGGACAGCGTCGATTCTATCGCGCCGAGCCTGTCGCGTCGCGAGGACTGCGCGCCCAGGCCGCGCTGTCCTTGAGTGCGGCGCGCGTTTCCTCGAGCGAGTACGATGGCTGACGAATCACACCGAGACCCCGGCGAAGGAGCACAACGGAAGCCGCCAGCTCCAGAAGACCGGTGACGATTGCACCCACCCACATGTGACCCGCGGCGAGCCGCCCGATCAGTGTCACGAGAAAAATGGTGAGCGCCACGAGCATCACGATGCCGATCCCAAAGGCCACCGCTAGTTGCACCGCACCCCGGCCCGCGCGATGCACGCTCTCCGTCATCTCGAGCTTGGCAAGCCGAACCTCATCGGCGACGAGCCGCTTCGAGTCTTCACCCAGCTGACGCACCAGATGCGGAATCCCTGCGTCGGGGTCGATCGCAATTCGCTCGATAGCCACGCGCTGACTCCGTTAATGGATTCGGGGTGCAAGTCGGGCAAGCTTCGTTCCCTGAAGGCAGGAAGCGCCAACCCACTCGAGCTACGCCTCGCGCTTTCGACGAGTCTCGACGAAGATCTGCGCGGCCAGCGCCGGTCCGATCGCACGCTCTCGTTCCGCGCGCATCCCTCTCATCGCTGCGCGTGCTCGCTCGTTCCCCTTGCGGACGATGTGGAGCGTGATCGGACCCCCGAATGGCGCCCGTCCAACGACACGGACATCCGCACCCGGCGTGACGCCGAGCTCCGCGAGATAGCGCAGACGTTCCGGATCGCGATCTCCCACCTGACGCACTCTCACGACCTCGCCGACGGCGATATCCGCGAGCGCAACGAGGTCACGCGCCTCCAAGGTCCCCTCGCGCGTCGGAATCGGTGCACCGTGGGGGTCGGTCGTCGGCTCGCCAATCGCTGCAGCCATCCGATCGATGAGCTCGTCCGACGCGGCGTGCTCGAGCCGCTCCGCCTCGTCATGGACGCAATCCCACGGATAGCCGAGCGCCTTCGTGAGGTACGCTTCGATGACGCGATGCCGCCGAATGGTGCGGAGCGCGGCGCGCCGGCCAGCTTCCGTGAGTCGCACGCCGCGATATCGCTCGTAGCTGATCAGTCCTTGCTCGGCGAGCCGACGCAACATGCCAGTGACCGATGCCGGAGCAATCCCCAGCGCTTGCGCAATGTCGTTGGTGCCGGCGACGCCGCTGTGATCCAGAGATCCGGTCGAGTCGGCACCTTCGATCTCGAAGATCGCCTTTAGATAATCCTCAACAGGTGCCGTCAGCGCGTGAAGTGCCTTCACGGCGCTCATGAGCCAGCTCCGGGCGGCGTTGGGCGGCCGCCGCTTTCGTGCGTTGCCGACACCTCGGCCCTGGGTCCGGATAGCCGTCGCTCGCCGCGAACGAGCAAGACGGGTACGCGCGAGATATGTCGCACTTCGTTCGCGACACTTCCGTACAGCAAGTCCTGCAGGAAGCGATGGCCATGGGTCGACATGGCGATCAGATCGCACCCTTCGCGCAACGCCGCGTCGGCAATCTCGCCGCCCGGACTGCCGGCAGCGAGGACGCACTCTGCTTCGATACCCTCGGCCTCGAGCGACGCCGCCACCTCCTCGAGATACTCCCGGTCCTCGCGCATTTCTTCGGATTCGCGCAGGTGCAGCTGGCGCACGTTGCGAGCGGCCCACCCGTCGGCCACGTGAATGAGGACGAGCGACGCGCCGCAGTGGCGCGCGAGCCTGCGCACGTGAGTCAGAATCGACTCGTCGTACGGCGAGTGCTCCAGCGGAACGAGAATGCGCTTGTACATGGGATGCGCTCCTCCTCGTTAGGCGTTAGCCGCCGAACCCGCGGATCGTCAGCATGAGTAACCATGCATTCAGCGCGGCGATCACCACCGCGACCGTATACGCGAGGAACTTCAACCACCCTCGGTTCACGAACTCGCCCATCTTCGCTCGTTCCGATGTGAAGCGCACCAGCGGAAAGACCGCGAACGACAGTTGCAAGCTCAAAACAACCTGACTGAACACCAGCAGCTTCGCCGTCCCACTTTCGCCGTACAAGATAGCAGTCAGCACTGCCGGAACAATCGCGATCGCACGCGTAATGAGCCGCCGAACCCACGGCCGTAGTCGTATGTGCAGG
Encoded here:
- a CDS encoding universal stress protein; its protein translation is MYKRILVPLEHSPYDESILTHVRRLARHCGASLVLIHVADGWAARNVRQLHLRESEEMREDREYLEEVAASLEAEGIEAECVLAAGSPGGEIADAALREGCDLIAMSTHGHRFLQDLLYGSVANEVRHISRVPVLLVRGERRLSGPRAEVSATHESGGRPTPPGAGS
- a CDS encoding metal-dependent transcriptional regulator — translated: MSAVKALHALTAPVEDYLKAIFEIEGADSTGSLDHSGVAGTNDIAQALGIAPASVTGMLRRLAEQGLISYERYRGVRLTEAGRRAALRTIRRHRVIEAYLTKALGYPWDCVHDEAERLEHAASDELIDRMAAAIGEPTTDPHGAPIPTREGTLEARDLVALADIAVGEVVRVRQVGDRDPERLRYLAELGVTPGADVRVVGRAPFGGPITLHIVRKGNERARAAMRGMRAERERAIGPALAAQIFVETRRKREA
- a CDS encoding FtsX-like permease family protein, with product MILALARASLLRHRARTLLAVSGVAISAAMLLDMVMLASGMRASFSSLLLAQGFQIRLAPRGTLPFDTDATIPGAASIIAQLSARRDVVAVSPVLGAQLHVERGTTSVSAAALGTLAAVQGDYKVQSGRAPVAESEVAANDALLTAVSARVGDTIRVAAGFDPQLRSFTGQRALRIVGRVHFIYLAAGERAIALPLASLQAMEGSSNTDRASLIMVRLREGADVEATRRAIDREIPTVSAISTATAIEQVEQRLSYFRQLAFILGTVSLAVGFLLVTTLVTVSVNERLGEIAVMRAIGMRRFRIVEQILIEGTVIMIVGAVVGLGLGLLTARYLNSILSAFPGLPEAIDFFLFQPRDAWIALGLLAGCGILAGVYPAWRGASLPIAGTLREEAVA
- a CDS encoding FtsX-like permease family protein, with translation MLIPLFSVLLATQSIDSLPPRHRPRTVAVDERLAHDAGIRVGDRLVLAATPGHAGDTVIVSALMKRSSDPSEVARGAYRIRVHLDELQQLVGYGERVERFAVATRGRAGVDSALRAIDAAAFGFRAYPSRQIAVESSTTFLVVSRFHRAIGMITIVASAVFLLCIMLLKVDERRRDVAALRLMGISARTIVRSVVLESALIATCGSIAGVGIGSIVSAYVNWHYRRVYRTPLTFSLVTAEIVAIAVALSLALGVGAGWLAAQRLVRRPPLSLFGR
- a CDS encoding phage holin family protein, translated to MAIERIAIDPDAGIPHLVRQLGEDSKRLVADEVRLAKLEMTESVHRAGRGAVQLAVAFGIGIVMLVALTIFLVTLIGRLAAGHMWVGAIVTGLLELAASVVLLRRGLGVIRQPSYSLEETRAALKDSAAWARSPRDATGSAR